The DNA sequence CCCAGGTTCAGCCCGTCGGGGCCGACGCGGAAGATGCCCAGGCCCCCCATGCCGTCCAGCGGCTTGAGGATGATGTCGCCGTGCAGGGCGTGGAAGCGGCGGATCTCCTGCGCATCGCGGCTGACCAGCGTCGGCGGCACCAGCTGCGGGAACTCCATCACCGCCAGCTTCTCGGGGTGGTCGCGCAGCGAGCGCGGGCTGTTGATCACGCGCGCGCCTTCGCGCTCGGCCTGCTCCAGCAGGTGGGTGGCGTAGAAGTACTCGCTGTCGAACGGCGGGTCCTTGCGCATCACCGCCGCGTCGAAATCGGCCAGCGCGACCAGATCGTCGGTGCCGGCGGTGTACCAGGCGTTCGGGTCGCCGGTCAGCTGGATCTCGCGCGCCGACGCCGTGACGCGTCCGCCGCTGTGCCAGCTGATCTGGCGCGGCTCGCACGCCCACAGCTCGTGGCCACGACGCGCGGCCTCGCGCATCATCGCGTAGGTGGTGTCCTTGTAGATCTTGAAGTGATCCAGCGGATCGGCAATGAAGAGGAATCTCATCGGGTCTTCGCAGGGGCGGCGAGGGGCCGGAACCGGTAGTGTTGCACCATGAGGGCGATCGCGCCGGCGACCACGCCCCAGAAGGCCGAACCGACCCCCCAGAGCGTCAGGCCCGACAGCGTGACGAGGAACGTGATCAGTGCCGGCTCGCGATGCTGTTCGTCCTTCACGGCAGCGGCCAGGCCCGCGCCGATGCTGCCCAGCAGCGCCAACCCGGCGATGGCGACGACCAGCTCGCGCGGGAAGGCCGCCAGCAGCCCGACCACGGCCCCGCCGACCAGGCCGACGGCGATGTAGAACACCCCGGCCATCACCGCCGCGGGATAGCGGCGCGCCGGGTCCTCGTGGGCCTCGCGGCTCATGCAGATAGACGCGGTGATCGCGGCAAGGTTCAACGCATAGGCCCCGAACGGCGCAAGCAGCAGGGTGGCCACGCCGGTGGTGCCGACCAGCGGCGAGATCGGCGTGGCGTAGCCCGCGGCGCGGATCGCCGCCACCCCGGGCAGGTTCTGCGAGGCCATCGTCACGACGAACAGCGGCAGCGCCACGCCGATGGCCGCCTGCAGCGTGAACCGGGGCGTGGTCCACACCGGCGCCGCCAGCGACCACTGCACCGCCGACCAGCGCAGCTCGCCGCCCAGCGAGGCGATCACGATGCCCACCAGCAGGACCCCCGGCACCGCGTAGCGCGGCCACCAGCGCCGCCCGCACAGGTAGGCGGCGAACATCGCCAGCACCAGCGGCAGCTTTGTCTGCATGGCGCCGAACGCATCCATCCCGAAACGCGCCAGCACGCCGGCCAGCAGCGCGGACGCAAGCGAGGTGGGAATGCGGTCCATCGCGCGCGCGAACCAGCCGGTGTAGCCGGCCACCGCGATCGCCGCGCCGCACAGCATGAAGGCGCCGATGGCCTCGGGCATCGAGGCGCTGGCGGTGGCCAGCACCGCCGCACCGGGCGTGGACCAGGCGGTCAACACCGGCTGCCGGTAGGCGAGCGACAGGCCCAGGCTGGTCAGGCCCATGCCGAGCCCGAGGGCCCAGATCCAGGAGGTCGTCTGGGCCGGCGTCGCGCCCAGCGCGGCGGCGGCCTGGAACACGATGGCGACCGAGCTGGTGAAGCCGACCAGCACGGCGACGAAGCCGGCCACGACGGCCGACAGGGACAGGTCACGGAAGAAGCGCATGGCGACGTGGCGGCTGGGCGCGAGGAAGCCGCAAGCTTAAGCCGCGCCGGCCGCCCGTGCTGGGGCGGGGGCACCGCGGGTGCGGCCCCGCCGCCCGGATCAGTCGTAGACCTCGGCGTCCGGGTCGGTGGCTTCCAGCTCGTAGCTGGCCGCCAGCATCGCCAGGCGGGCGATCACGCCGTACATGTAGAAGCGGTTCGGCGCGCTCGCCCCCGGCTTGGCGCCGGGCTTGGGCAGGTGGTTGGTCTCGGCGAAGGCCAGCGGCACGAAGCTCGCGCCCGGGGCGTTGAGGTTCTCGTCGATGCCGCGTTCGGCGTGCACGCGGTAGAAGCCGCCGACCACGTAGCGGTCGATCATGTAGACCACCGGCTCGGCCACGGCCTCGTTGATGCGCTCGTAGGTCGGCACGCCTTCCTGGATGATCACCTCGGAGACCGTCTGGCCGTCCTTGATGACGCTCATCTTGTTGCGCGTCTTGCGGTTCAGCTCGGCCAGCTCCTTGGCGTCGCGCACGGTCATGATGCCCATGCCGTAGGTGCCGGCATCGGCCTTGATGATCACGAACGGCTTTTCCTGGATGCCGTATTCCTTGTACTTGCGCCGGATCTTGGACAGCAGCGCATCGGCGTTGCTCTGCAGGCAGTCGATGCCCACGCTCTCGGCGAAGTTGACCTGGCCGCACTTGGCGAACATCGGGTTGATCAGCCAGGGGTCCATGCCGAGCAGCTTGGCGAACTTCTTGGCCACTTCCTCGTAGGCCTGGAAGTGGTTGGACTTGCGCCGCACCGCCCAGCCGGCGTGCAGCGGCGGCAGCAGGTACTGTTCGTGCAGGCCCTCGAGCACCGGCGGCAGGCCGGCCGAGAGGTCGTTGTTGAGCAGGATCGTGCAGGGGTCGAAGTCCTTCAGCCCCAGGCGGCGCTTGGAGCGCACCAGCGGCTCGACGGTCAGCGTGCTGCCGTCGGGCAGGGTCAGCGTGGTGGGCTCCTTGATGGTCTCGTCCAGCGTGCCCAGCCGCACGTTCAGGCCGGCCTGGTGGAAGATCTGCACCAGCCGCTGCACGTTCATCAGGTAGAAGGTGTTGCGGGTGTGCTTCTCGGGGATCAGCAGCAGGTTCTTGGCCTCGGGACAGATCTTCTCGATGGCCGCCATGGCCGCCTGCACCGCCAGCGGCAGCATCTCCTCGGTGAGGTTGTTGAAGCCGCCGGGGAACAGGTTGGTGTCGACCGGCGCGAGCTTGAAGCCCGCGTTGCGCACGTCCACCGAGCTGTAGAACGGCGGCGTGTGCTCCATCCATTCGAGCCGGAACCAGCGCTCGATGGCGGGCATGGACTCCAGGATGCGTTGCTCGAGTTCGTTGATCGGGCCGGTCAGCGCCGTGATGAGGTGAGGAACCATGGAATCGTGAGCCTCGGAGACGCCCGGCGGGCGGGCGGATTTCGGGTAGGTCGGGCGAACGATTCTAGGCAAATGGGGGTCCGACCGCCGCGCACAAGCCCCGCCGGCGCCCCGCGCGGCAGCGCCCGACCTCGCCTCCCGCCCCCCGCCATCGCATGCAAGTGATTGCTGCACATGGATTTTTCCCGATCCGACCGCAGCCGCAAACGCTGTCTTGCGGACCCCGGACCTAATCGAGCGAGGCGTCCAGCGCGAGCAGCCGCGGCAGGTCGAGCAGGCGCACCCGGCCCCGCCGGCATTCGACGAGCCGCTCGCGCTCCAGCGCCTGCATCAGCTCGTTCACGGTCTGGCGGCTCAGGGCCAGCATGGTGCCGAGCCGCTCCTGCGAGATCCGCAGGGTGTCCGCGGGCGGGGCATCGCGCTGCCCGTAGGCCCGTGCCAGCCCCACCAGGCAGCGGACGAGGCGCTCGCGCGCCGTGTGCAGGCCGGCATCCTCGACCACATCGAACATCACCCGCAGCTTGTGCACCGCCAGCTGCCCGATGTACTGCCAGTGCGCGGGGTGGGCGTCGAGCCAGCGCGTGATGGCCGCCAGGGGCACGTGCGCCAGCGTGGCGGGCGTGTCGGCCCAGGCGCGGTGGGTACGGGTGCCGCCATCGATGAGGGCCACCTCGCCGAACCAGTGCGGCGGCTCCGCGCGGCCCGCGACGAACTCCCGGCCCGCCGGGTTCACCGCCCCGAAGCAGATCGCGCCGTCGAGCATGCCGAACAGGCCGGTGTTGGCGTCGCCGCGATGGAACAGCACCTCGCCCGCGCGCAGCGAGACCACGCGCGCCTCGCGGCACAAGGCCTGTTGCAGCGGTGACGGCAGGTG is a window from the Caldimonas thermodepolymerans genome containing:
- a CDS encoding benzoate/H(+) symporter BenE family transporter, giving the protein MRFFRDLSLSAVVAGFVAVLVGFTSSVAIVFQAAAALGATPAQTTSWIWALGLGMGLTSLGLSLAYRQPVLTAWSTPGAAVLATASASMPEAIGAFMLCGAAIAVAGYTGWFARAMDRIPTSLASALLAGVLARFGMDAFGAMQTKLPLVLAMFAAYLCGRRWWPRYAVPGVLLVGIVIASLGGELRWSAVQWSLAAPVWTTPRFTLQAAIGVALPLFVVTMASQNLPGVAAIRAAGYATPISPLVGTTGVATLLLAPFGAYALNLAAITASICMSREAHEDPARRYPAAVMAGVFYIAVGLVGGAVVGLLAAFPRELVVAIAGLALLGSIGAGLAAAVKDEQHREPALITFLVTLSGLTLWGVGSAFWGVVAGAIALMVQHYRFRPLAAPAKTR
- a CDS encoding Crp/Fnr family transcriptional regulator, with the protein product MPPTSLSTAGLAPAHRQVLASGRWFAHLPSPLQQALCREARVVSLRAGEVLFHRGDANTGLFGMLDGAICFGAVNPAGREFVAGRAEPPHWFGEVALIDGGTRTHRAWADTPATLAHVPLAAITRWLDAHPAHWQYIGQLAVHKLRVMFDVVEDAGLHTARERLVRCLVGLARAYGQRDAPPADTLRISQERLGTMLALSRQTVNELMQALERERLVECRRGRVRLLDLPRLLALDASLD
- the gshB gene encoding glutathione synthase, with amino-acid sequence MRFLFIADPLDHFKIYKDTTYAMMREAARRGHELWACEPRQISWHSGGRVTASAREIQLTGDPNAWYTAGTDDLVALADFDAAVMRKDPPFDSEYFYATHLLEQAEREGARVINSPRSLRDHPEKLAVMEFPQLVPPTLVSRDAQEIRRFHALHGDIILKPLDGMGGLGIFRVGPDGLNLGSITETLNQQGTRTLMAQRYVPEIVHGDKRVLIIAGEPVPYVLARIPQGNEIRGNLAAGGKGVAQPLSPRDREIAAEVGARLAPRGLLLIGLDVIGDRVTEINVTSPTCFQEIQQQTGFDVAQVFVDALERTVEQGRR
- the gshA gene encoding glutamate--cysteine ligase: MVPHLITALTGPINELEQRILESMPAIERWFRLEWMEHTPPFYSSVDVRNAGFKLAPVDTNLFPGGFNNLTEEMLPLAVQAAMAAIEKICPEAKNLLLIPEKHTRNTFYLMNVQRLVQIFHQAGLNVRLGTLDETIKEPTTLTLPDGSTLTVEPLVRSKRRLGLKDFDPCTILLNNDLSAGLPPVLEGLHEQYLLPPLHAGWAVRRKSNHFQAYEEVAKKFAKLLGMDPWLINPMFAKCGQVNFAESVGIDCLQSNADALLSKIRRKYKEYGIQEKPFVIIKADAGTYGMGIMTVRDAKELAELNRKTRNKMSVIKDGQTVSEVIIQEGVPTYERINEAVAEPVVYMIDRYVVGGFYRVHAERGIDENLNAPGASFVPLAFAETNHLPKPGAKPGASAPNRFYMYGVIARLAMLAASYELEATDPDAEVYD